The genomic interval AGTTTCTACTAAAATCTCGTCTTTTTCTCCTGAGACGTAAAAAATATTATCATTTTTTGGTTCTACTCCCCTAATTAAATGCTTAACATAAGCAGTTAATCCGCCTTCAAAATAAAAATTATAGATTTTTTTCTTTTCTTCTCTTTCATCTTTAATTTTTATTTTTATGCCTTTTGTTAGATATGCCTGCTGGCGCAAGTGATTTATTATTTTTTTTAAATCAAATGTAATGTCTTTGAAAATCTCTGGATCTGGCTCAAAAATGACTGTGGTCCCAGTGTGCCTGCATTTTCCATCTTTTTTGACTTTAGTAATTGGCTTGCCTTTAGAATATTCCTGCGTATACTTTATGCCATTTCGGCAAATCTCTGCTTTCATGGATTTAGAAAGAGCGCAGACGACTGATATTCCAACACCGTGAAGGCCTCCAGCTACTTGATATGCCTTGCCTCCAAACTTTGCTCCAGCATGTAGAGTAGTCATTACTGTTTCTAATGCTGATTTTTTTGTTTGTGGATGAATATCTACTGGAATGCCTCTGCCATTGTCTTTAGTTGAAACTTTGTTTCCAGGTGAAAGGATAATCTCTACTTCACTGCAAAAGCCAGCTATTGCTTCATCAATATTATTATCAACACATTCCCAAACCAAATGATGCAGTCCCTCAGAACCAGTTGAACCAATATACATTCCAGGCCTTCGCCTAACCGGCTCAAGACCCTCAAGTACATATATATCCTTCGCTCCGTAACTCTCCTTTGTTTTTTTTGTTTCTGTTTTTGTTTTTTTCATTTTCTTACTTCCCAAGTCGGGTTTTTTTCTAATGCTTTAATAATTCTATTATGAACCTCATCTATTTCTTTTGAAAGCAATGTCCTGTCTTTCGCCTGATAAATTATATGAAAAGCTAAATTCTTTTTGCCATCTGGAAGCTCTTTGCCTTCATACATATCAAACAAATCAACATCCCTTACTAAGGTTCCTCCAGAAGCATTTATTGTATTTAAAACATCCACTACCTTTACTTCTCTTGGCGCTAAAAGGGCTAAATCTCTTATAGCGCTTGGATAAGCAGAAATCGGCTGATATTCTTGTTCCTCTAAACAAAGCTTTTTTAATTTCTCAAAATCAATTTCAAAAGCGCAAACATTTTTCTTTATCTTAAAACTCTCCAAAATATTGGGAGAAATTTCTCCTAAAAATCCGATTTTTTCTCCGCTGATTTTGATTTCAGCGCATTTTTCCAAATGCCAAAGTTTAATATCCTCAAAAGATACTTTGTGTTCATTATACCAGATATCACTAATTCCTAATTTATTTAACAACAAGCCAATTATTCCTTTTAATTCATAAAACAATTCTTTTTTATCTTTTTTGATAATTATTCCAGAAAGCATTGTTCTTTCGTCTATCCCTCGTACTGAATCTTTTGTATGCCTCTTTCCGATTTCAAAAAGCTTCATCTCTTCATAATTTTTAATGTTGCTCTTAATGTTCTTTAACAAATTAATGAGCAATGTTGGCCTTAAATATTTCTGCTCAACACTCATTGGATTTTCTATTTCTACGAGAACAGTTCTCGTAGAGTTTATGAAAATCTCTTTGTCTTTTTCACTGATAAAGGAATAATTATAAACCTCTGTGAAGCAAAGCTCTTTTAAAATATTTTTAATAAAATTCTGCCAAAAGATATCTTCATTTTTTTCTGGGGGGATTAAACTGCTTAACGGTATTACTGGCTCAATCTTTTTATAACCGTAAATCCTGCCAATTTCTTCAATTAAATCCTCTGGAATAGAAATGTCTAATCTGAAGGTTGGAACTTCAACCATAACCCATCGAGAACCGTTCTCACTACATTGAAAATTTAAACTTTTGAGAATTCGTATTATTTCTTTTTGTGGAATCTTTGCTCCTAATAGCTTTTCAACATAATTTAAATCTAATTTAATTTTTTTAGGAAGAACTTTTTTGGGATAAAAATCTTTTAATCCTTTTGCCGCTTTCCCTTTTGCTATTCCTTGAATCAAATCTGCTGCTCTATTTATGGCTTCTTCAGTTAAATTTGGGTCAAGACCATGTTCAAAACGCCAAGAAGCATCTGTTTTTAGGGTTAATAATTTTGACGCCTTGCGGATAATCCTATGCTCAAAATTAGCTGATTCTAAAACTATTGTTTTTGTATTTTTATCAATTTCCGCTTTTTTCCCGCCCTTTATCCCAGCAATAGCCAACGGCTCTTTAGAATCCGCAATTATCAAAATATTATTATTTAAATCAAATTTTTGATTATCTAAAGTTGTGATTTTTTCTTCTTTTTTTGCTCTTCTAATAATGATTGTTTTGAATTTTGAATTTACACTTTCGATTTTTCCAAAATCAAAAGCATGCAGGGGCTGGCCAAGCTCTAACATAACATAATTAGCAATATCAACAATATTATTGATTGGCTGCAAGCCGCAGGCCTCTAATCTTTCCTTAATCCATTTAGGCGAATCCCCTACTTTAACATCAGTAATAACTCTGGCAGTATATCTTGGACAAGAATTTTTATCTTTAACTTCAATTTTTATAAAATCGTTGGATTTTAGTTTTTCATCCTCTTTAATAACCGAGAACGGTTCTCGGCAATTAAGATTAGCTATTGCTCCTATTTCTCTGGCAATTCCTAAATGAGAAAAACAATCACCTGCCCTATTAGGAGTAACATCAATATCTAAGAGCCAATCCTTGCCTTTCCTTGCCAAACTTTCCACTTCAAAGCTGTGCATAGTCAAAACCTCTGCCAATTTCTCTGGCTTAGGTAATTTTTCCTTGTCCGCCGAAGCTTTAGCGGAGGTCAGGTTGAAAAACGATTGTAACCAGTTGTAAGAAAATATCATAATTAAAATTGTTCTAAGAATCGCAAATCGCTTGAATAGAAAAGACGAATATCATTTATTTTATACTTCATCATTGCTAATCTGTCCAAACCTATTCCAAAGGCAAAACCCTGCCAGAATTTTGGATTTAATCCCACGGCTTTCAACACATTGGGATGAACCATGCCAGATCCTAATGTTTCTACCCAGCCAGTTTTTTTACAAACACTACATCCCTTACCCTGGCAATTAACACAGCTTATATCTATTTCAAAACTTGGTTCAGTAAAAGGAAAAAAGCTTGGTCTTAATCGTATTTTAATGTCTCTATTGAAAAATCTCTGAAAAAATTCTTTTGCTATTGCTTTAAAACTAGCCACTGAAACATCTTTACCAATCATCAATCCCTCTAATTGATAAAATTGAACATCATGGGAAGCATCAGTGGCTTCATGTCGGAAAACCCTGCCAGGAACAATAATTCTCAAAGGCGGCTGGTGTTTTTTCATATATCTAATTTGTACTGGCGATGTATGCGTTCTTAATAATAATTTTTTGTTTTCTGGCTTTAGCCATAAAGTATCCCAAGCGTCTCGAGCAGGATGGTCTTTTGGAATATTTAACGCGTCAAAATTATACCATTCTGTTTCTACTTCAGGACCCTCAATAACGGAAAAACCCATTTGCTGAAAAATTTCTTCAACTTTTCGCCTTACAATAGTAATAGGATGAAGATGACCAACTAATGGCTTTTTGCCTGGAACAGAAATATCAAAAATATCATGGAATTTATTTGCCAGCCAGTCAGCAGATTGAAACACATATTTTTTTTCTTTTATATCTATTTCTAATTCTTTCTTGATTTTATTAGCCAGCATTCCTGTTTCTTTTTTTTGTCTTTCAGGAAGATCTTTTAAAGAACGCAAAACCTGGGTAATTTCTCCTTTTTTACCCAGATATTTCTTATAAACATCATCTAATTCCTTTAAATTTTTAGACAAATCTATATCTTTTTTCGCCTCTTTTTTTATTGTTTTTATATCCATTATTATATTCATTTTAACTTATTTTAAACTTAAAATCAACTGTGGAAAACAAAAAAATACTGGATTATAAATCCAGCATATTCTTGCGGTCGCGATGGGATTTGAACCCACGATCTTCGCCGTGACAGGGCGACATGTTAACCGCTACACCACGCGACCGTAAAATTAAATTAGTACCGAGGGCGGGAGTTGAACCCACATTGGCCGCTTATGAGACGGTCTTAGACGCCGGTCTACTCCTCGGCACTTTAGGATTTCCATGCTCTATTAAATTTTCTTTCTTTTCTCTTCGCCATCCTTTAATTTGTCTTTCGCGTTTCAGTGCTTCCTTTTTATTAAAATATCTCTCATAATATACAAGTTTATCTACCTTGAATAATTTTGTATATCTTCCCCCTCGTCCTTCTTTATGCTCTTGAAATCGTCTTTTGATGTCAGGAGTTACGCCAATATAAAAACTTCTATCTTTACACTGAATAATATAAACAAACTACTTTTTAATATTTGCTTGCACTGAGCGAAGCGGAGACAGAAAAATAAAATGTCCTTCGGCTCGCCACTCATTTATATTCGGGGCTTGCTCAGGACACTTCTCCTCCGCTTCGCGTAGTCGAAGTGTTGCGGCGCCAGGAATTGCACCTGGGTCCCAAGCTTATGAGGCTTGTAAGATACTACTTCTCCACGCCGCTATAATAAAAACAAAATCTATTATAAATTTTACCTTGTTTTCATTTTAAAGTCAATGACTAATGATCACAAAATCCCCAAATCAGAAAGCGCTTTTTTATAAATTTCTAATATTCTTTCTGCCTCTTCAAACTCTACTTTATAATTAGGATTATAAACAATGCTGTTTCTAATCTTATGCGCTTCTAAAATTTCTTCTTTATTAGAAATAACAACTGGGCTTACTTTATCTATTTTATCTTCAAATTTTTCTCCTTTATATCCCACTTCTTCTAAAATATCATCTAATGTTGTATCTGCTTCAATGATAGCCAGTTTATACTCTGGCTCTTCGCGGGTTTTTAATTTTTTAGAAATTCTCTGCCAGGATTTAGTAAATTTTTTAGCTCCATAAGGTCTAAAAGTAAAGAAATGAACAGTATCCTCTAAAAAAGCATATTTTTTCCAATTAGTTCTAAGAAAAAGAATGATGATAATAATAACAAAGAAAAAAGAAAAAAGAAAAAAGCCATTTCGAAAAACAAGTAGTGTTTCTCTTGATTCAGCTGAAGTCAAGTATGAAATTATATTATAAATATCATTCATAGTTTTCTAATGCCTTGCCTGTCTCTAAAATTTTTTCTTCTTCAAAGCTGTTGCCAATAATCTGCAAGCCGACTGGCAATCTGCCAGCCATACCGCATGGCAAAGACAAAGCAGGCAAGCCAGCTAAATTGACTGAAATGGTAAAAATATCAGAAAGATACATTTGTAAAGGGTCATCAATTTTTTCGCCTATTTTAAAAGCCGTAGTAGGAGAAACCGGAGTTAAAAGAATATCAGTTTTTTTAAAAGCATTATCAAAATCCTGTTTAATTAAAGTTCTAACTTTTTGAGCTTTTAAGTAATAAGCATCATAATAACCAGCAGATAAAGTATATGTTCCAAGCATTATTCTTCTTTTTACTTCATCTCCAAAACCATGGCTCCTGCTTCTTAGGTAAACGTCTATTAAGTTCTGGATTTTCGAATTTGCGGAGAAGCCGTACTTTATTCCATCAAAACGAGCCAGATTAGCGCTTGCTTCTGAATTGCTGATAATATAATAAACAGCTAAAGCATGCTTCGTATTAGGCAGAGATATTTCCACAATCTTGGCACCCATGTCTTCGTATTTTTTAATTGCTTTTTTAATTATTTTTTCAACTTCTGGATCCATTCCCTTTATAAAATACTCCTTTGGCACACCAATTTTTAAGTCTTTTAAAGACTTAGTCACTAAGTGACTTAATGACTTAGTTTCTATGCTTGTGCTATCCATCTCATCCCAACCCTTGATAACATCAAAAACTATCTGGGCGTCCTCTACTGTTCTGGCGAGCGGTCCAATTTGGTCCAAGGAAGAAGCAAAAGCAATCAGGCCATAACGGGATACAGCTCCATAAGTCGGTTTTAAACCAACTACTCCGCAAAATGATGCAGGCAAGCGGATAGATCCGCCAGTATCAGAGCCCAAAGCGTAACCGCATAGCTCAGCTGCTGCTGCAGCAGCTGAACCGCCGGAAGAACCGCCCGTGACCCTCTTTAAATCACAAGGATTTTTCGTCGCTCCAAAAGCAGAATTTTCACAGGAAGAACCCATAGCAAACTCATCTAAATTTGTTTTTCCTAAAATCACTGCTCCTGATTCTTTTAGCCTTCTTATTACTGTAGCATCATAACAAGCGATATAATCTTCTAAAATCTTTGAAGCAGCTGTACATTTAATATCCTCTATCATTATATTATCTTTAACAGCGCAAGGAATTCCAGCTAATAAACCTATTTTTTCTTTTCTTGAAATTTTCTTATCTATTTCTTTAGCTTGAGAAAGAGCTAAATTATTACAAACTGTTAAAAAAGAATTGATTTTTTTATCTTGTTTTTTTATTTTATCTAAATAGACCTTAGCTAATTCTAATGCTGAAAATTCTTTTTTAATCAATCTTTGATGCGTTTCTTTAATGTTAAAAGAAGTTATATCCATAGTATAAATTTACAACACGCTTTTTACTTTTAGGTATCTTTCTTTTTTCTTTGGCATTGCCTTTAATAATTTATCATTTTTTTCTTTTGGCTGTTTTTCAGCCAAATCCTCTCTCATTACATTCTCAATTGAAAAAGAATAACTGAAAGACGCAACTTTCTCAACATCTATTTTTTTTAATAAATCAAAGTAATCCAAAATAGAAGAAAGCTCCTTCTCCATTTTTTTTATTTCTTTCGTGTTCAAACTCAACCGAGCAAGTTTTGCAATGTGTTTTACTTCTTTCTCAGAAATCATAAATTCATTTTAATATTCTGAATTTAAATTATGTTAATATGTTTGAATGATTTTTATTTCGGCGGTTCCATTTCTTCTGTTTCTATTAAAACCTCTTGTAGTTCATCTAATTTTTCTAAAACCATTCCTGCCCCCCGAGCCACTGCTGTTAAAGGGTCATCAATAATTTTAGCCGGAATTTTGGTCTCTTTGGTAATAAGAGTGTCTAAATCTCTAAGCAATGAACCTCCTCCAGCAAGATATATTCCTTTTGACATAACATCGGCTAAAAGTTCTGGCGGTGTTTCCTCTACAGTAGCCTTTATCTCATCTACAATTTGTTTTACTGATTTCTCCAATGCTTTGCGAACATCCTCGTCAGAAACAGTAATCTCTTCAGGCAAGCCAGTGACTAAATTTCTTCCCCTCATCGGCATTTCTTTTTTTTCTTTTGAAGGATAAGCAGAACCAATGCCAATTTTAATTTCTTCTGCTGTTCTTTCTCCGATTAATAATTTATATTCCTCTTGGGCATAATAAATTATGTCCTCATTAAGTTTATCGCCAGCTATTCTCAAACTTTTAGCTATGACCATTCCTCCTAAAGAGATGACTGCTATTTCGGTTGTTCCGCCACCAATATCAACAATAAAATTTCCTCCTGCCTCCTGGACCGCCAATCTTGCTCCAATAGCAGCTGCCATTGGCTGTTCAATTAAATAAACTTTTCTCGCTCCAGCTGATTTCGCAGCATCTTGGACAGCTTTCTTTTCTACTTCAGTAACACCGCATGGAATACCAATAATTATTCTTGGCTGAGCAATAAAACTAATCCTGCTTTTACTAACCTTTTCAAGAAAGTACTTCAGCATTTGTTCCGTTACTTCAAAATCAGAAATTACTCCTTTTACTAAAGGTCTGCTTGCTATAATATAAGCAGGAGTTCTGCCTACCATTTTTTTTGCTTCATCTCCAATAGCTAGAATCTGACCAGTTTTCTGGTTTAAAGCGACAACTGAAGGTTCAGAGATAACAATTCCTTGGCCCCTTACATAAACTAAAGAATTAGCAGTCCCAAGGTCAATAGCAATATCCTGAGATAAATATGAAAATATTTTATTGAACACCAAAATAAGTTAAAAGTATAAAGTTAGAAGTTAAAAGTTATGAATAATTTAATTAAAAAAACTTTTAACTTAAAACTTTAACTTTTCATTTTTCACTTTTAATTTTTAACTCTGAAAAAATATTCTTGATTTTTATTAATCGTATTTGTTTCTCATTTCGTTTTTTAAATTCTACACAGTCACTTTTAAGGGTTCGTTCGCTTATCACAATTCTTATTGGTATTCCAATTAAATCAGCATCAGCGAATTTTTCGCCAGCAGATTTATTTTGCCTGTCATCATATAATACTTCAATTCCTTTGCCTTGTCCGCCGAAGCCTTTGGCGAAGGCGGATAAATTTTTATATATCTTCTCTGACGCTGCGAGGACAGACCTCGTAGTATCTGACAATGATATCAAATGGATATCAAACGGCGCTACCTCTTTAGGCCAGATAATTCCATTTTTATCATTATAAATTTCTACTATTGTCCCCATTAAACGACTAAGACCAATACCATAACATCCCATTATTACTAATCTCTTAGTACTATTTTTGTCAATAAATTTAAAATCAAACGGCTCAGTATACCTTGTGCCTAATTTAAAAATATTGCCTACTTCTATAGCTTTTTCTTTTTTGAATTTACTTTTTCCGCAATCTGGACATTTTGAATAATCTTTTTTAATTTCCTGGTTAATAGCTAAACCGCAGTTTTGGCAAATATAAATAATATCTTCACCAGCTGAAGTTATGGTCTGGAACTCATGGGAAAATTTAGAAAAAGTGCTACCTGAAGCCAATGTTAAATAAGTTTTATTTTCTAAACCCACTCTTCTTAAAATTTTAAAATAGAGCTTTTTTACTTTTTCATAATATCCATCTAAATCTTTTTCATCTCTGTGAAAAGAATAAAGGTCTTTCATGTGAAATTCTCTGGTCCTTAAAATGCCTGATTTTGCTCTAATTTCATCTCTGAATTTTGCTTGAATCTGATAAACATAACAAGGCAAATCCTTATAAGAAGAAACGTATTTCTGGACTAAAGGTACTACTACTTCTTCATGAGTTGAACCTAATCCATATTCTTGATCACTTTTCCCCTTAATCTTGAAAAGTTCTTTAAAACTTTTCCATCTGCCTGTTCGGTGCCAATTTTCTTTTGGAATAAGAACTGGCATTAAAATCCTTTTGCCGTCTATTTCTTCTATTTCTTCAGAAATTATTTTTTCAATTTTTTCTAAAACCCGGAAGCCTAAAGGCAAGAAAGTGTATACACCGGCACTTAGTTTATCAATAAAGCCAGCTCTAATTAAAAACTGAACGCTAATGCTTTTTTCATCTTTAGGCGCTTCTCTTAATGTTTTAGTAAAAAGTTGCGATTGCCTCATTCTCTTATGGTATCCCAAAAAGCAAAAATAATCAACAAAAAACCGAGAACGGTTCTCGGTGAAAATCATTCTTAATTATTGAACCTCATTTAATAAAAAATCTTTGGACATCATTGATAGTGACAACAATCATTAGAAGAATTAATAAGGCAAAGAAAAAAATAGTCAGTTTTTCTTCTATTTTTTGAGGAAATGGTTTTCTAGTGATTGCTTCAATTCCTAAAAAAACTAGTTTTCCGCCATCCAAAGCTGGAATGGGCAGGATATTAAATAAAGCCAAAGCTAAAGAAATCACAGCTAAAAGAGTTATAACAGCAGTAATACCTGCCTCTATGGTTAGTTCAGTAAAATGCAAAATACCAACTGGACCTGCCACTGAAGAACTTAATGGTTTAATATCTTTTTGCTGAAAAGATATTTTTATAATATGGCCAAGACCAAAAAAAGAATAATGCAGAATATTAAAAGAATGTAAAAATCCTGAAGAGGATTTTTCTAATAAGCTAGGATAGCTTATTTCAGCAATATTGCCTAAAGCGACGCCTAAAGCGCCTTCTCCTGCAGGCGGATCAATACGGGGAACTACAGTTATATTTTTTGTTTTTTGAGTAGAAAAATTTTCTAAATACAGGCTTATTTCCTTGCCTTTGTTCTCTTCTATAAACTTTATAAATTCTTTTGAATTTTCAAATTGCATTCGATTGGCTTCAATTATAATATCCCCTGCTTCAATGCCTTGTTCTTCTGCTGGTGAGTTTTGGGCAATATCTCCGATGATGACAAAATTCTCTTGTTTGCCAAAAGGAAACTCATAATCAAAAATTAAGGACTGATGAGATTGAAACCCGCTAAATCCTAATAAAAAGTAAAAAATAATCGCTGCCAAAAGCACATTCATTGCTACTCCGCCAATAGTTATCAAAGCCCTTATTCTAATTGGCTTACTGGAAAAACTTTTGGGGTCTTTAATTTTTTGGGTATCTATCTCGCCATAAATTTTATTAAAACCGCCAAAAGGAATAGCACCGATTGCATAAAGGGTATCACCTTTTTTCTTTTGCCATATCCTTGGGGGAAAACCAATACAAAATTCTTCCACCTTTACCCCAGTAGCTTTAGCACAAATAAAATGGCCCAACTCATGGACAAATATTAGAAAACTTAGTATTAAAATGAAAACAATAACAGCAAAAATCATAAAAGTTCTAAAATGTCTAATATCTAATTAACTTATTTTTATTTAATAATTATTGCGAAGAAAACAGATTTTTCAAAGCAATAATTGGTTGTTAGAAATTTATTTTATAGTTCTATTTCTTTTTTCTTCCTTTCACCTATCTCTTCAATTTTTTTATTATATTCATCAATTAAATCTTGTAATTCGTCTTTTGCGCGGAATTTATCATCTTCCCTAATTTCTCCATTTTTAAACTCTTCTTGAACCTCGTCCCATGCCTTCTCACGCCAATGCCTAATTGTTTTTTTTGCCTCTTCTTGCTTTTCAGAAATAAATCTTAAAAAATTTTTTCTGTATTCCTCGTTCATAGCTGGCAGACTAATACGAATTATATCTTTATCAACAATAGGAGCAGCTCCTAAGGAAGATTTAGAAACAGCTCTTTCTATCGGCTCTATATATGATTTATCCCATGGCTGGATAGTAATTTTTCTTGGTTCTGGCACTGATATTGCCGCTAATTGCTTTAAAGGAAGTTTCTGGCTAAAACAATCTACTATTATATCTTCTACTAAAGAAATAGAAGCGCGGCCTGTCCGAACTTTAATCATTTCTCTTTCTAAAAAATCAATTGTTCTTTCCATCTCCGGTTTAATTTGATTAATAATTTCTTTAAAATTCATATGTTTATATAATAACAAAAATAAAATTAAATTCAATTATAAGTCTAACATTATGGTTTCTAAAGATAGCCTTGGATTGACATTGGTAGTAGAAATTAAAAGCTGTATTTTAGAAATATTCTCAATAGTTATTTTTATACTGGTTAATGAGTCAATATTTTGGGACTTAATAGCGGCCAATAACTTTTTTCTAAAATATCTCAACCAAATATCTAATACTTCTTTTAAATCATTATTTTTTTCAGTTAAATCCTTGACATACTGAAAACGATAAGACAAATCTGATTTAGTAAGCTTATCAATTTCTCTTATTCTATTTTTAAACTCTTCTAGCCTATGAGGGTTTCTTATAAGGTCTATTATTTCACCTATCCTGCCCAAAGAAAGCTCAACAACCTCTCTGAATTTCTCATTAGAGATATTTTTTGATTTAATATAATCTCCAATTTCCTCTTGTTTTGCCGGATGAAAATTAATTCTTTGAACTCTTGATAAAATAGTTGGCAAAAGCATTTCTGGATACTCGCTGATCAAAATAAAAAGAGTATTTCCTTTTGGCTCTTCCAAGGTTTTTAAAAAAGAATTTTGCGCTTCTTTAGTCATAGAATGAGCTTTATCTATAATTGCTATTTTAAATGAGGATAAAGAAGGATAAAGAGAAAAGACATTCTCCATTTTTCTTATTTGGCTAATTTTAATTTCTTTTTCCGGTTCCACTAATAAAAAATCAGGATAAGCTTTTTTTTCAATATCTTTACAGGACCGGCAAACTTGACAAGGTTTAAGAGAAGGCTTTTCCGCTTCACAGTTTAAAAATTTAACAAATTCAACAGCTAGTGTTTTTTTTCCAATATGTTCCGGGCCGGAAAATAAATAAGCATGAGAAAGCTTTTGCATCTCATAACAACTTTTTAAAAACT from Candidatus Parcubacteria bacterium carries:
- a CDS encoding site-2 protease family protein, whose protein sequence is MIFAVIVFILILSFLIFVHELGHFICAKATGVKVEEFCIGFPPRIWQKKKGDTLYAIGAIPFGGFNKIYGEIDTQKIKDPKSFSSKPIRIRALITIGGVAMNVLLAAIIFYFLLGFSGFQSHQSLIFDYEFPFGKQENFVIIGDIAQNSPAEEQGIEAGDIIIEANRMQFENSKEFIKFIEENKGKEISLYLENFSTQKTKNITVVPRIDPPAGEGALGVALGNIAEISYPSLLEKSSSGFLHSFNILHYSFFGLGHIIKISFQQKDIKPLSSSVAGPVGILHFTELTIEAGITAVITLLAVISLALALFNILPIPALDGGKLVFLGIEAITRKPFPQKIEEKLTIFFFALLILLMIVVTINDVQRFFIK
- the holB gene encoding DNA polymerase III subunit delta', translated to MIIGHKKQWQFLKSCYEMQKLSHAYLFSGPEHIGKKTLAVEFVKFLNCEAEKPSLKPCQVCRSCKDIEKKAYPDFLLVEPEKEIKISQIRKMENVFSLYPSLSSFKIAIIDKAHSMTKEAQNSFLKTLEEPKGNTLFILISEYPEMLLPTILSRVQRINFHPAKQEEIGDYIKSKNISNEKFREVVELSLGRIGEIIDLIRNPHRLEEFKNRIREIDKLTKSDLSYRFQYVKDLTEKNNDLKEVLDIWLRYFRKKLLAAIKSQNIDSLTSIKITIENISKIQLLISTTNVNPRLSLETIMLDL
- the pheS gene encoding phenylalanine--tRNA ligase subunit alpha produces the protein MNIIMDIKTIKKEAKKDIDLSKNLKELDDVYKKYLGKKGEITQVLRSLKDLPERQKKETGMLANKIKKELEIDIKEKKYVFQSADWLANKFHDIFDISVPGKKPLVGHLHPITIVRRKVEEIFQQMGFSVIEGPEVETEWYNFDALNIPKDHPARDAWDTLWLKPENKKLLLRTHTSPVQIRYMKKHQPPLRIIVPGRVFRHEATDASHDVQFYQLEGLMIGKDVSVASFKAIAKEFFQRFFNRDIKIRLRPSFFPFTEPSFEIDISCVNCQGKGCSVCKKTGWVETLGSGMVHPNVLKAVGLNPKFWQGFAFGIGLDRLAMMKYKINDIRLFYSSDLRFLEQF
- a CDS encoding rod shape-determining protein — protein: MFSYLSQDIAIDLGTANSLVYVRGQGIVISEPSVVALNQKTGQILAIGDEAKKMVGRTPAYIIASRPLVKGVISDFEVTEQMLKYFLEKVSKSRISFIAQPRIIIGIPCGVTEVEKKAVQDAAKSAGARKVYLIEQPMAAAIGARLAVQEAGGNFIVDIGGGTTEIAVISLGGMVIAKSLRIAGDKLNEDIIYYAQEEYKLLIGERTAEEIKIGIGSAYPSKEKKEMPMRGRNLVTGLPEEITVSDEDVRKALEKSVKQIVDEIKATVEETPPELLADVMSKGIYLAGGGSLLRDLDTLITKETKIPAKIIDDPLTAVARGAGMVLEKLDELQEVLIETEEMEPPK
- the gatA gene encoding Asp-tRNA(Asn)/Glu-tRNA(Gln) amidotransferase subunit GatA, which translates into the protein MDITSFNIKETHQRLIKKEFSALELAKVYLDKIKKQDKKINSFLTVCNNLALSQAKEIDKKISRKEKIGLLAGIPCAVKDNIMIEDIKCTAASKILEDYIACYDATVIRRLKESGAVILGKTNLDEFAMGSSCENSAFGATKNPCDLKRVTGGSSGGSAAAAAAELCGYALGSDTGGSIRLPASFCGVVGLKPTYGAVSRYGLIAFASSLDQIGPLARTVEDAQIVFDVIKGWDEMDSTSIETKSLSHLVTKSLKDLKIGVPKEYFIKGMDPEVEKIIKKAIKKYEDMGAKIVEISLPNTKHALAVYYIISNSEASANLARFDGIKYGFSANSKIQNLIDVYLRSRSHGFGDEVKRRIMLGTYTLSAGYYDAYYLKAQKVRTLIKQDFDNAFKKTDILLTPVSPTTAFKIGEKIDDPLQMYLSDIFTISVNLAGLPALSLPCGMAGRLPVGLQIIGNSFEEEKILETGKALENYE
- the frr gene encoding ribosome recycling factor, with product MNFKEIINQIKPEMERTIDFLEREMIKVRTGRASISLVEDIIVDCFSQKLPLKQLAAISVPEPRKITIQPWDKSYIEPIERAVSKSSLGAAPIVDKDIIRISLPAMNEEYRKNFLRFISEKQEEAKKTIRHWREKAWDEVQEEFKNGEIREDDKFRAKDELQDLIDEYNKKIEEIGERKKKEIEL
- a CDS encoding prolyl-tRNA synthetase, with amino-acid sequence MRQSQLFTKTLREAPKDEKSISVQFLIRAGFIDKLSAGVYTFLPLGFRVLEKIEKIISEEIEEIDGKRILMPVLIPKENWHRTGRWKSFKELFKIKGKSDQEYGLGSTHEEVVVPLVQKYVSSYKDLPCYVYQIQAKFRDEIRAKSGILRTREFHMKDLYSFHRDEKDLDGYYEKVKKLYFKILRRVGLENKTYLTLASGSTFSKFSHEFQTITSAGEDIIYICQNCGLAINQEIKKDYSKCPDCGKSKFKKEKAIEVGNIFKLGTRYTEPFDFKFIDKNSTKRLVIMGCYGIGLSRLMGTIVEIYNDKNGIIWPKEVAPFDIHLISLSDTTRSVLAASEKIYKNLSAFAKGFGGQGKGIEVLYDDRQNKSAGEKFADADLIGIPIRIVISERTLKSDCVEFKKRNEKQIRLIKIKNIFSELKIKSEK
- a CDS encoding phenylalanine--tRNA ligase subunit beta, producing MIFSYNWLQSFFNLTSAKASADKEKLPKPEKLAEVLTMHSFEVESLARKGKDWLLDIDVTPNRAGDCFSHLGIAREIGAIANLNCREPFSVIKEDEKLKSNDFIKIEVKDKNSCPRYTARVITDVKVGDSPKWIKERLEACGLQPINNIVDIANYVMLELGQPLHAFDFGKIESVNSKFKTIIIRRAKKEEKITTLDNQKFDLNNNILIIADSKEPLAIAGIKGGKKAEIDKNTKTIVLESANFEHRIIRKASKLLTLKTDASWRFEHGLDPNLTEEAINRAADLIQGIAKGKAAKGLKDFYPKKVLPKKIKLDLNYVEKLLGAKIPQKEIIRILKSLNFQCSENGSRWVMVEVPTFRLDISIPEDLIEEIGRIYGYKKIEPVIPLSSLIPPEKNEDIFWQNFIKNILKELCFTEVYNYSFISEKDKEIFINSTRTVLVEIENPMSVEQKYLRPTLLINLLKNIKSNIKNYEEMKLFEIGKRHTKDSVRGIDERTMLSGIIIKKDKKELFYELKGIIGLLLNKLGISDIWYNEHKVSFEDIKLWHLEKCAEIKISGEKIGFLGEISPNILESFKIKKNVCAFEIDFEKLKKLCLEEQEYQPISAYPSAIRDLALLAPREVKVVDVLNTINASGGTLVRDVDLFDMYEGKELPDGKKNLAFHIIYQAKDRTLLSKEIDEVHNRIIKALEKNPTWEVRK
- the gatC gene encoding Asp-tRNA(Asn)/Glu-tRNA(Gln) amidotransferase subunit GatC, translated to MISEKEVKHIAKLARLSLNTKEIKKMEKELSSILDYFDLLKKIDVEKVASFSYSFSIENVMREDLAEKQPKEKNDKLLKAMPKKKERYLKVKSVL